The Fimbriimonadaceae bacterium genome window below encodes:
- a CDS encoding glycoside hydrolase family 127 protein, protein MVLAMGLGAVIASTPPHVNMTPVPFNQVKITDTFWAPRQKTNRQVTLRHSLDMLRKAGNFKNFELAAEGSRTGYSGPVYMDSDVYKSLEAVAYSLTVTADPALEAELDKWIDVIRRAQRPDGYLDTHYEVNEPDRTFTNLRDNHELYCAGHLFEAAVAHFRATGKRTFLDVAVKLADHIDATFGPGKRAGYPGHPEIELGLVKLADATGQRKYFDLAKFFIETRGSHFFATEHKTPAKDYDGTYWQDRVPIKDLEVMEGHAVRCGYLLAGATDIVARSREPEIEAALRRVWRNTTRRRQYVTGGIGPSASNEGFTEDFDLPNETAYQETCASVAMALWSFRMGLLYGDSHYLDNMESSLYNGMLAGYSWDGTKFFYVNPLASKGGHHRTEWFSCACCPPNASRMVASIGGYAYATTPQAFVVNLYVAGSVKAKVGSDDVAFRVVTNYPWDGKVVVTADKPTDKEVWLRIPAWSSAPTVDGKKVMPGKDGYVKVQRRLNAGDSVSLDLHMAARQIEADPRVKQNTGRLAIARGPLVYCLEKADNKEGLDGVAVPAGAKFESTWDDSLVGGVVALTTQGVVRRGETWPGGLYADFARPTPVKVRAVPYYAWDHRSAGEMEVWVPTQPAPPVVGGPERAATVAMSFVNWNCQPEGVRDGREPKSSADKGALTAHWWNHEGTREWVSYTWDKPQAVKGCQVYWFDDTGAGVCRLPESWHVEAQQDGRWVPVKTTQNYLTSKDSWNTVHFLPVSTTGLRLVVQMKKGYAAGVLQWRVEPVEDED, encoded by the coding sequence ATGGTCTTAGCCATGGGCCTTGGCGCCGTCATTGCCTCGACTCCCCCCCACGTGAACATGACCCCGGTTCCCTTCAACCAGGTCAAGATCACCGACACCTTTTGGGCGCCTCGCCAGAAAACCAACCGCCAAGTCACCTTGCGCCACAGCCTGGACATGCTGAGAAAGGCCGGCAACTTCAAGAACTTCGAACTCGCCGCCGAAGGCAGCCGTACCGGTTACAGCGGCCCGGTCTACATGGACTCAGACGTCTACAAGTCGCTGGAGGCGGTCGCCTATTCGCTCACCGTCACCGCCGACCCCGCGCTTGAGGCCGAACTCGACAAGTGGATCGACGTGATCCGCCGCGCCCAGCGGCCCGACGGTTACCTGGACACCCACTACGAGGTCAACGAACCCGACCGCACCTTCACTAACCTGAGGGACAACCACGAACTGTACTGCGCGGGCCACCTCTTTGAGGCGGCGGTCGCCCACTTCCGGGCCACGGGCAAGCGCACCTTCCTTGACGTCGCCGTCAAGCTGGCCGACCATATCGACGCCACCTTCGGCCCCGGAAAGCGGGCGGGATACCCCGGGCACCCGGAGATCGAACTCGGCCTGGTGAAGCTGGCCGACGCCACCGGCCAGCGCAAGTACTTTGACCTCGCCAAGTTCTTCATCGAGACCCGCGGGAGCCATTTCTTCGCCACTGAGCACAAGACACCGGCGAAGGACTATGACGGCACGTATTGGCAAGACCGGGTGCCGATCAAGGACCTTGAGGTCATGGAGGGCCACGCGGTGCGCTGCGGGTACCTCCTGGCCGGGGCGACCGACATCGTCGCCCGTTCCCGCGAGCCCGAGATCGAGGCCGCCCTCCGCCGCGTCTGGCGCAACACCACCCGGAGGCGGCAGTACGTCACCGGCGGTATCGGACCGAGCGCCAGCAACGAAGGCTTCACCGAAGACTTCGACCTGCCCAACGAGACCGCCTACCAGGAAACGTGCGCCAGCGTCGCCATGGCCCTGTGGTCGTTCCGGATGGGTCTGCTCTACGGCGACTCCCACTACCTTGACAACATGGAGTCGTCGCTCTACAACGGGATGCTCGCGGGCTACTCGTGGGACGGCACCAAGTTCTTTTACGTGAACCCCCTGGCCAGCAAAGGGGGGCACCACCGCACCGAATGGTTCAGCTGCGCCTGCTGCCCGCCTAACGCCTCGCGTATGGTCGCCAGCATAGGGGGCTACGCCTACGCGACGACCCCCCAGGCCTTCGTCGTCAACCTGTACGTGGCGGGGTCGGTCAAGGCCAAGGTCGGCTCCGACGACGTCGCCTTCCGGGTCGTGACCAACTACCCCTGGGACGGCAAGGTGGTCGTGACCGCAGACAAACCCACGGACAAGGAGGTGTGGCTCCGCATCCCGGCATGGTCGTCGGCCCCGACCGTGGACGGCAAGAAGGTCATGCCAGGAAAAGACGGTTACGTCAAAGTCCAGCGACGGCTCAATGCCGGTGACTCGGTCTCGCTCGACCTGCACATGGCGGCCCGTCAGATCGAGGCCGACCCCCGGGTCAAGCAGAACACCGGACGCCTCGCGATCGCCCGGGGCCCGCTCGTCTACTGCCTGGAGAAGGCCGACAACAAAGAGGGCTTGGACGGGGTCGCCGTTCCGGCCGGGGCCAAGTTCGAGTCCACGTGGGACGACAGCTTGGTGGGCGGCGTCGTCGCCCTGACCACCCAGGGCGTGGTGCGGCGGGGTGAGACGTGGCCGGGTGGCCTCTACGCCGACTTTGCCCGACCCACCCCGGTCAAGGTCCGCGCTGTCCCCTACTACGCGTGGGACCACCGCTCTGCCGGTGAAATGGAAGTCTGGGTCCCCACCCAGCCTGCGCCGCCCGTCGTCGGTGGGCCCGAGCGCGCCGCCACGGTCGCGATGTCGTTTGTCAACTGGAACTGCCAGCCCGAGGGTGTCCGTGACGGCCGCGAGCCCAAGTCAAGCGCGGACAAGGGCGCCCTGACCGCGCACTGGTGGAACCACGAGGGCACCCGGGAGTGGGTCAGCTACACCTGGGACAAGCCGCAGGCCGTCAAGGGTTGCCAGGTCTATTGGTTTGACGACACGGGCGCCGGCGTCTGCCGGTTGCCGGAGTCGTGGCATGTCGAGGCCCAGCAAGACGGCCGATGGGTACCCGTCAAAACGACCCAAAACTATTTAACATCAAAGGATTCATGGAATACTGTGCACTTCCTCCCGGTGAGCACCACGGGACTCCGCCTGGTCGTGCAGATGAAGAAAGGCTACGCGGCCGGCGTCCTGCAATGGCGCGTCGAACCGGTCGAGGACGAGGACTAA
- a CDS encoding proline racemase family protein, with protein MPVPIRIVDSHTGGEPTRAVVGGQPSLKGSDMVAARAWLAAEHDNVRRSVVGEPRCSDVVVGAYLWPPTQGSEAWRVVFFNNASYLGMCGHGTIGIVETLRHLGRVDVGRIDLLTPAGPVAAWLLPDGQVCFDNVHCWCARTGVEIDVPGHGIVTGDIAYGGNWFFLVGDSPVPVERANIAALQAFCGDVRRALDDQGVTGDDGAQIDHVEVFGPSEVADSRNFVLCPGMEYDRSPCGTGTSAKVACLAASGKLAPGQVWRQESIVGSVFEARYRVVDGRVVPAITGRAHVVGEGVVVIDEEDPFKWGIP; from the coding sequence ATGCCCGTTCCGATCCGTATCGTCGACAGTCACACCGGCGGCGAGCCGACACGTGCCGTGGTCGGCGGCCAGCCTTCGCTGAAAGGATCGGACATGGTGGCGGCGAGGGCGTGGTTGGCGGCGGAACATGACAATGTCCGGCGGAGCGTCGTCGGTGAACCCCGCTGCTCCGACGTCGTCGTCGGGGCCTACCTGTGGCCCCCGACCCAAGGGTCGGAGGCGTGGCGGGTCGTCTTTTTCAACAACGCCAGCTACTTGGGGATGTGCGGCCACGGGACCATCGGCATCGTCGAGACGCTCCGGCACCTTGGCCGGGTCGACGTCGGGCGGATCGACCTCCTGACCCCGGCCGGGCCGGTGGCCGCATGGCTGCTCCCCGACGGTCAAGTCTGCTTCGACAACGTCCACTGCTGGTGCGCCCGCACGGGAGTCGAAATCGATGTGCCCGGCCACGGCATCGTGACCGGCGACATCGCCTACGGAGGAAACTGGTTCTTCCTTGTCGGTGACTCTCCTGTCCCCGTCGAGAGGGCCAACATCGCCGCGTTGCAAGCCTTTTGTGGCGACGTCCGCCGCGCCCTGGACGACCAAGGCGTGACGGGAGACGACGGCGCCCAGATCGACCACGTCGAAGTTTTTGGCCCGAGCGAGGTCGCCGACAGCCGCAATTTCGTCCTCTGCCCCGGCATGGAGTACGACCGGAGCCCCTGTGGCACCGGCACCAGCGCCAAGGTCGCCTGCTTGGCGGCCTCGGGCAAATTGGCCCCTGGCCAAGTCTGGCGGCAAGAGAGCATTGTCGGGAGCGTGTTCGAGGCCCGATACCGGGTCGTCGACGGGCGGGTCGTGCCCGCGATCACCGGCCGGGCCCACGTCGTAGGCGAGGGGGTCGTCGTCATTGACGAAGAAGACCCGTTCAAATGGGGGATCCCCTGA
- a CDS encoding galactose mutarotase: MTFEPTPFGTLPDGRPATLYTLDNGRGLRASLTDYGATLVDLQTPDRDGKWGSVVLGYPDLAGYIDGKWYLGAVCGRFANRIAGGAFTLDGRRHQLSVNEGANHLHGGAQGIDRSLWRARHVRRDRVVFELTSPDGDQGYPGNLRVRVTYTLTPSNALRLEYWAATDKATPVNLTHHAYFNLAGAGPVGEHRLAVRASRYLRTGEGSIPTGETLPTRGTPFDLGHGTTLRERMASDHPEVRAVGGIDHCYVLDLRRFGLAAVLDDPASGRVMRVFTDLPGLQVYTGNFLDGKLFPRHGAVCLETQRFPDSPNHAHFPDTVLRPGQKFRSVTEYRFSLGAGR; encoded by the coding sequence ATGACCTTTGAGCCCACTCCTTTCGGCACGTTGCCCGACGGCCGTCCTGCGACTCTGTATACCCTCGACAATGGTCGGGGCCTGAGAGCGTCGCTGACCGACTACGGCGCCACCCTGGTCGATCTTCAGACCCCCGACCGCGACGGGAAGTGGGGGAGCGTCGTCCTCGGCTACCCCGATTTGGCGGGGTACATCGACGGGAAGTGGTACCTGGGGGCGGTATGCGGGCGGTTTGCGAACCGGATCGCGGGCGGCGCGTTCACCCTCGACGGGCGACGGCACCAACTCAGCGTCAACGAGGGCGCCAACCATCTTCACGGCGGTGCCCAGGGGATTGACCGGTCGTTGTGGCGGGCCCGGCATGTCCGTCGCGACCGGGTTGTCTTCGAACTGACGAGCCCCGACGGCGACCAAGGGTATCCGGGCAACCTGCGGGTCCGCGTCACCTACACCCTGACCCCGAGCAACGCGCTACGGCTGGAGTATTGGGCCGCGACCGACAAGGCGACGCCGGTGAACCTGACCCACCACGCTTATTTTAATCTCGCTGGTGCCGGTCCGGTCGGGGAGCACCGCCTGGCCGTGCGGGCCTCACGCTACCTCCGCACCGGTGAAGGCAGCATTCCCACCGGAGAGACTCTGCCCACCCGGGGCACCCCCTTTGACCTGGGGCACGGCACGACCTTGCGGGAACGCATGGCGTCCGACCATCCGGAGGTCAGGGCGGTGGGGGGAATTGACCACTGCTATGTCTTGGACTTGCGTCGCTTTGGCCTCGCCGCGGTTCTTGACGACCCGGCGAGCGGCCGGGTCATGAGGGTCTTCACCGACCTGCCCGGGCTCCAGGTCTACACGGGCAACTTTCTGGACGGGAAGCTCTTTCCCCGTCACGGAGCGGTCTGCCTGGAGACCCAGCGGTTCCCCGACTCGCCAAACCATGCGCACTTTCCCGACACGGTGTTGAGGCCGGGCCAGAAGTTCCGCAGTGTCACCGAGTATCGGTTCAGCCTGGGGGCGGGACGATGA
- a CDS encoding dihydrodipicolinate synthase family protein, whose amino-acid sequence MSPLFHGVYPAVTTQFHDDLSLDLDATKRHLEVLVDAGVQGVVMLGSLGENNMLEPDEKVAVLRAAVEVCGGKVPVVSGVSEFSTSQAVRHAEEAARAGCTGLMVLPAMVYPADDREVVAHYRTVAKATDLPIIVYNNPIAYKIDVTPAMLEELADDPKFQATKESSGDPRRVTDLVNRLGDRYVIMGGVDDLILECALLGAKGWIAGVGLAFPKENQRLWDLAMAGRWDEAVQLYRWFTPLLHLDIGPKFVQKIKLCLQEVGLGKETVRPPRLNLTGAEREETLRVVREGVAKRPTL is encoded by the coding sequence ATGAGCCCGCTCTTCCACGGCGTCTACCCCGCCGTCACCACCCAGTTCCACGACGACCTCTCCCTTGACCTTGACGCGACGAAGCGGCATCTGGAGGTCCTTGTCGACGCGGGCGTGCAGGGCGTCGTCATGCTGGGCTCCCTGGGGGAGAACAACATGCTCGAGCCCGACGAGAAGGTCGCCGTCCTGAGGGCGGCCGTCGAAGTCTGCGGCGGCAAGGTCCCCGTGGTCAGCGGGGTCAGCGAGTTCAGCACGTCGCAGGCGGTCCGCCATGCCGAAGAGGCCGCCCGGGCCGGCTGCACCGGTTTGATGGTGCTTCCCGCGATGGTGTATCCGGCCGACGACCGCGAAGTGGTCGCCCATTACCGTACCGTGGCCAAGGCCACCGACCTGCCGATCATCGTCTACAACAACCCCATCGCCTACAAGATCGATGTGACCCCGGCGATGCTGGAAGAGTTGGCCGACGACCCGAAGTTCCAGGCGACCAAAGAGAGCAGCGGCGACCCGCGCCGCGTCACCGACCTCGTCAACCGGCTCGGCGACCGGTACGTCATCATGGGCGGCGTCGACGACCTGATCCTTGAGTGCGCCCTGCTCGGGGCCAAGGGCTGGATCGCCGGGGTCGGGCTCGCCTTCCCCAAGGAGAACCAGCGGCTGTGGGACCTCGCCATGGCGGGCCGATGGGACGAAGCGGTCCAGCTGTACCGATGGTTCACGCCGCTCCTGCACCTGGACATCGGCCCGAAGTTCGTCCAGAAGATCAAGCTGTGCCTGCAGGAAGTCGGTCTCGGCAAGGAGACGGTGCGTCCACCGCGACTGAACCTGACCGGCGCCGAACGCGAGGAGACGTTGCGTGTGGTCCGCGAAGGCGTCGCCAAGCGTCCTACCCTCTGA
- a CDS encoding FAD-binding oxidoreductase, producing MARVVVIGGGIIGLCTALYCLDAGLDVTVLESGPEDGKPCSWGNAGMVVPSHIVPLAAPGMVQLGLRMLLDRSSPFGIHLQFSWELVSWTAQFVRSCTRSHVERAAPFLNAFNALSRELYADLEGRVGGLRFERTGLLELHLDQASMGHDRATADLARRLGQEVETLDREGVHALEPEALPDVAGGYHYRGDAHVDPVSTLWSLHRHLTGAGAKLLYGQEVVDFELASDRVLACVTETGRHEADSFVIAAGVWSGAVARLAGHHTPLVSGKGYSFVVDDPPVRPRVPSILVGARVAVAPLGDGTRFSGTMEIGGSLSSTNWARVRGIREGARRFYPAYRGVEFRDDGVWQGLRPCSPDGVPVIGPVPGWKNLVLATGHAMMGMSLGPATGLVVSQMLQGRSTSLDLHPALPARFS from the coding sequence GTGGCGCGTGTCGTCGTCATCGGCGGCGGGATCATCGGGCTGTGCACCGCGCTCTACTGCCTGGACGCCGGCCTTGACGTGACCGTATTGGAGAGCGGGCCGGAGGACGGAAAGCCGTGCTCCTGGGGCAACGCCGGCATGGTCGTGCCCAGTCACATCGTGCCCCTGGCCGCACCAGGGATGGTCCAACTGGGCCTGCGGATGCTCCTCGACCGGTCGAGCCCGTTTGGGATCCATTTGCAGTTCAGTTGGGAACTCGTCTCGTGGACGGCGCAGTTCGTCCGGTCGTGCACGAGGAGCCATGTCGAGCGGGCCGCGCCGTTCTTGAACGCCTTCAACGCCCTCAGCCGCGAGTTGTATGCCGACCTCGAGGGCCGGGTCGGCGGGCTGCGCTTCGAGAGGACGGGCCTCCTTGAACTGCACCTTGACCAAGCGTCGATGGGCCATGACCGGGCCACCGCCGACCTGGCCCGGCGGCTGGGCCAGGAAGTCGAGACGCTCGACCGCGAGGGAGTCCATGCCCTCGAACCCGAGGCCCTGCCCGACGTCGCCGGGGGATACCACTACCGTGGGGACGCCCACGTCGACCCCGTCTCGACCCTGTGGTCACTCCACCGCCACTTGACCGGCGCAGGAGCGAAGCTACTGTACGGTCAAGAGGTCGTGGACTTCGAGCTTGCCTCCGACCGCGTCCTGGCCTGCGTGACCGAGACCGGACGCCACGAAGCCGACTCGTTCGTCATAGCGGCAGGCGTCTGGTCCGGTGCGGTCGCCCGATTGGCGGGGCACCACACCCCCTTGGTCAGCGGCAAGGGATACAGCTTTGTCGTCGACGACCCTCCCGTCCGGCCGAGGGTGCCGTCAATCCTCGTCGGCGCCCGGGTGGCCGTGGCGCCCCTCGGCGACGGGACCCGGTTCTCGGGGACCATGGAGATCGGCGGGTCGTTGTCGTCGACCAACTGGGCGCGGGTCCGCGGCATTCGAGAAGGGGCCCGACGCTTCTACCCGGCGTACCGCGGGGTCGAGTTCCGGGACGATGGCGTTTGGCAGGGTCTGCGGCCCTGTTCGCCCGACGGCGTGCCCGTGATCGGCCCAGTGCCAGGGTGGAAGAACCTCGTCTTGGCCACCGGCCATGCCATGATGGGGATGAGTCTGGGGCCGGCCACAGGTTTGGTGGTGTCCCAGATGTTGCAAGGTCGCTCGACGTCGCTCGACCTGCATCCGGCCTTGCCGGCGCGGTTTTCATGA
- the ilvB gene encoding biosynthetic-type acetolactate synthase large subunit codes for MTRTGATVVMEALARHGVDVMFGYPGGVVLPLYDEMLNWPQVKHVLVRHEQCAAHMADGYARATGKVGVCLGTSGPGATNLVTGIATAMMDSVPMVVLTGQVSTWAIGTDAFQETDIQGITIPITKHNYLVTDVDDLPRVMAEAFYLANTGRKGPVLIDIPKDVFQGKTDVDFPEVTQRRGYLLPGPAKQEAIDEAAELLASAERPVIIAGAGVVWSATHKALAEVAEKADVPVINSLLGLGSFDRDDPRSLGMMGMHGEAAGTIATQHADLVIGVGMRFDDRLTGKMSGFAPNARKIHFDIDPTEFGKAIPAYCRVLGDLADSLPRFAKAVKPAKHPEWWAEIRAWREAYPLIVPEDGRFLARHVVDSLNRVTKGDAVVSTDVGQHQMWAAQFYKFHEPFNWLSSGGLGTMGYGLPAAMGAQFARPDAEVWCVVGDGGFQMTLQELIVAAEHKLPVKIALINNGFLGMIRQWQELFYDNRYSHAHMPNPDFGKLAEAYGVGFVRVTKQADMDEAVRQARAIEGPVLVECVVEMEENVFPMVAAGASNDSLIMDPALTTKEKVKA; via the coding sequence ATGACACGAACAGGAGCCACGGTGGTGATGGAGGCGCTGGCGCGCCATGGGGTCGACGTGATGTTCGGCTACCCAGGCGGCGTCGTCCTGCCCCTCTACGACGAAATGTTGAATTGGCCGCAAGTCAAGCATGTCTTGGTGCGGCACGAGCAGTGCGCGGCCCACATGGCCGACGGATACGCCCGGGCGACCGGCAAGGTCGGGGTCTGCCTGGGCACCAGCGGCCCTGGCGCGACCAACTTGGTCACGGGCATCGCGACGGCGATGATGGACTCGGTCCCCATGGTCGTGCTCACCGGCCAGGTCAGCACCTGGGCGATCGGCACCGACGCCTTCCAAGAGACCGACATCCAGGGCATCACGATCCCGATCACCAAGCACAACTACTTGGTGACCGACGTCGACGACCTGCCTCGCGTCATGGCCGAGGCCTTCTATCTGGCCAACACCGGGCGCAAGGGCCCAGTCCTGATCGACATCCCCAAGGACGTCTTCCAGGGCAAGACGGACGTCGATTTCCCCGAGGTGACCCAACGCCGCGGTTACCTCCTGCCCGGCCCGGCGAAACAGGAGGCGATCGACGAGGCCGCCGAGCTCCTCGCCTCGGCTGAACGCCCCGTCATCATCGCGGGGGCCGGTGTCGTCTGGTCGGCGACCCACAAGGCCCTGGCCGAAGTCGCGGAAAAGGCCGACGTCCCCGTCATCAACTCGCTCCTGGGTCTCGGCTCGTTCGACCGTGACGACCCGCGCAGCCTGGGCATGATGGGCATGCACGGCGAAGCGGCCGGCACCATCGCGACCCAGCACGCCGACCTCGTCATCGGCGTCGGCATGCGGTTCGACGACCGCCTGACGGGCAAGATGAGCGGGTTCGCCCCCAACGCCCGCAAGATCCACTTCGACATCGACCCCACCGAGTTCGGGAAGGCGATCCCCGCCTACTGCCGGGTCCTCGGGGACTTGGCCGACTCGCTTCCGCGGTTCGCGAAGGCGGTCAAGCCCGCCAAGCACCCCGAATGGTGGGCCGAGATCCGCGCCTGGCGCGAGGCTTACCCGCTCATCGTCCCTGAGGACGGCCGGTTCCTCGCCCGGCACGTCGTGGACTCCCTCAACCGCGTCACCAAAGGCGACGCCGTCGTCAGCACAGACGTGGGCCAACACCAGATGTGGGCGGCCCAGTTCTACAAGTTCCACGAGCCGTTCAACTGGCTCAGCAGCGGCGGTCTCGGCACGATGGGCTACGGCTTGCCGGCGGCGATGGGCGCCCAGTTCGCCAGGCCGGACGCCGAGGTCTGGTGCGTGGTCGGTGACGGTGGGTTCCAGATGACCCTACAGGAGTTGATCGTCGCGGCAGAGCACAAGTTGCCGGTGAAGATCGCCTTGATCAACAACGGCTTCCTCGGCATGATCCGGCAGTGGCAGGAACTCTTCTATGACAACCGCTACAGCCACGCCCATATGCCAAACCCCGACTTCGGCAAGTTGGCCGAGGCCTACGGCGTCGGGTTCGTCCGCGTGACCAAGCAAGCGGACATGGACGAGGCCGTCCGCCAAGCCCGGGCCATCGAAGGCCCCGTCCTGGTCGAGTGCGTGGTCGAGATGGAAGAGAACGTCTTCCCGATGGTCGCTGCAGGCGCGTCAAACGACAGCCTGATCATGGACCCGGCCTTGACCACCAAAGAGAAGGTGAAGGCCTGA
- a CDS encoding aldehyde dehydrogenase (NADP(+)): MVLTGNQLVGFAESSEGERTLRGFNPASGSHLDPAFSLAVTSEVERALTLADRAAETYGRVSQADRAAFLDRVADAIDALGDGLIGRCAEETALPTARLVGERARTTGQLRLFANLLREGSWPEAVIDLAQPDRKPAPKPDLRRILVPLGPVVVFGASNFPLAFSVAGGDTASALAAGCPVVFKAHPAHPGTSEMVGRAVIEACRESDMPEGTFSLLHTDVTTAQRLVTHPMTQAVAFTGSQAVGRALMRLAADRDNPVPVYAEMGSVNPVFLVPGFGVRMPDVAKGYAASLAQGVGQFCTNPGVVVGVVSEELERFVVETAAALAAVAPGTMLTAGIADAYQAGTHRLAGHPDVKTVFSGTQGTGQAAPSLFTTRAETFLSDNTLGEEVFGPAGLVVVCDTFDQMKRVARNLEGQLTATLQTAGTVTDEVRELLPLLVRKAGRVVHNGFPTGVEVCPAMQHGGPFPSSSNARTTSVGTAAVLRFVRPVCFQDMPAELLPEELHDRNPLHIWRKVDGRLTHDPVRIPGVHGT; the protein is encoded by the coding sequence ATGGTGTTGACGGGTAACCAATTAGTCGGGTTCGCGGAGTCATCCGAGGGGGAGCGGACGCTACGCGGGTTCAACCCGGCCAGCGGCTCCCACCTTGACCCAGCGTTCTCTCTTGCGGTGACCAGTGAGGTCGAGCGCGCCTTGACCCTGGCTGACCGGGCCGCCGAGACCTACGGCCGGGTAAGCCAGGCCGACCGGGCCGCGTTCCTGGACAGGGTCGCGGACGCGATCGACGCCTTGGGCGACGGACTCATCGGACGCTGCGCCGAGGAGACGGCGCTGCCTACCGCGCGACTTGTGGGCGAGCGCGCCCGGACGACCGGCCAACTCCGCTTGTTCGCCAACTTGCTCCGCGAAGGGTCGTGGCCGGAGGCCGTCATCGACCTTGCCCAGCCCGACCGGAAGCCGGCGCCCAAGCCCGACCTCCGCCGTATTCTCGTCCCCCTCGGACCAGTGGTCGTCTTCGGCGCGAGTAATTTCCCCCTCGCCTTTTCCGTGGCGGGCGGAGACACCGCCTCAGCCCTGGCGGCGGGGTGTCCGGTCGTCTTCAAGGCGCATCCTGCCCACCCGGGCACCAGTGAGATGGTGGGCCGGGCGGTCATCGAGGCTTGTCGAGAGTCCGACATGCCGGAGGGCACCTTTTCTCTCCTCCACACCGACGTGACGACAGCCCAGCGCCTTGTCACCCACCCGATGACGCAGGCCGTGGCCTTTACGGGGTCGCAGGCGGTCGGAAGGGCGCTCATGCGCCTCGCCGCCGACCGGGACAACCCCGTCCCCGTCTACGCCGAGATGGGGAGTGTCAACCCCGTCTTTCTGGTGCCGGGATTCGGGGTGCGGATGCCGGACGTCGCCAAGGGCTACGCCGCCTCACTGGCGCAGGGGGTCGGCCAGTTCTGCACAAACCCCGGGGTCGTGGTCGGCGTCGTCAGCGAAGAATTGGAGCGGTTCGTCGTCGAAACCGCCGCGGCCCTGGCCGCAGTGGCTCCCGGGACCATGCTGACGGCCGGTATCGCCGACGCGTACCAGGCCGGTACCCACCGTCTGGCCGGCCATCCCGACGTCAAGACCGTCTTCAGCGGCACCCAGGGGACGGGGCAGGCGGCGCCGAGCCTCTTCACCACCCGGGCCGAGACGTTCCTCAGCGACAACACCCTTGGCGAAGAGGTGTTCGGCCCGGCTGGATTGGTCGTCGTTTGCGACACCTTTGACCAGATGAAGCGGGTCGCCCGGAACCTGGAAGGACAACTCACCGCGACCCTGCAGACAGCAGGGACGGTGACGGACGAGGTCCGGGAGCTCCTTCCCCTCCTTGTGCGCAAGGCCGGACGTGTCGTCCACAACGGCTTCCCGACCGGCGTGGAAGTCTGCCCCGCGATGCAACATGGCGGGCCGTTCCCGTCCTCCAGCAACGCGAGGACGACCTCGGTCGGCACCGCCGCGGTCCTGCGGTTTGTGCGCCCCGTCTGTTTCCAAGACATGCCCGCCGAACTCCTTCCCGAGGAGTTGCATGACCGCAACCCCTTGCACATATGGAGGAAAGTCGACGGCCGGCTCACCCACGACCCGGTGAGAATCCCGGGTGTGCATGGGACATGA
- the rnhC gene encoding ribonuclease HIII codes for MTGGRVGVDESGKGDYFGPLVIAACYVDPSLDAELEGVKDSKKLTDEAALRLDPVIRRVCPFAVVRVDPPKYNELYAKIANLNKFLAWGHAQAIENVLAKVDCDLVISDQFANPAGLQRALKTKEKAQHVRLISRVRAESDLAVAAASVLARAEFLRRLRSLGDEVGMALPKGAGTQVDDAARRLVREQGREVLPTVAKMHFKTTQKVLGGQAPPL; via the coding sequence ATGACCGGCGGCCGGGTCGGTGTCGACGAGAGTGGCAAAGGCGACTACTTCGGGCCCCTCGTCATCGCGGCCTGTTACGTGGACCCGTCCCTCGACGCGGAACTGGAGGGGGTGAAGGACAGCAAGAAGCTGACCGACGAGGCGGCCTTGAGGCTGGACCCCGTGATCCGTCGGGTGTGCCCGTTCGCCGTCGTGCGCGTCGACCCGCCGAAGTACAACGAACTGTATGCCAAGATCGCGAACCTGAACAAGTTCCTGGCGTGGGGGCACGCCCAGGCGATCGAGAACGTCCTCGCCAAGGTGGACTGTGACCTCGTCATCAGCGACCAGTTTGCGAACCCGGCCGGCCTCCAGCGGGCGTTGAAAACGAAGGAGAAGGCGCAGCATGTCCGGCTCATCAGCCGGGTGCGGGCGGAAAGCGACCTCGCCGTCGCGGCGGCCAGCGTTTTGGCCCGCGCCGAGTTCTTGCGCCGCCTCCGGTCCTTGGGCGACGAAGTGGGGATGGCCCTGCCCAAAGGAGCGGGCACCCAGGTCGACGACGCGGCGCGGCGGCTGGTGCGGGAGCAGGGCCGCGAGGTCTTGCCGACCGTGGCCAAGATGCACTTCAAGACGACCCAGAAGGTCTTGGGCGGCCAGGCTCCCCCGCTATAA